A genomic segment from Deltaproteobacteria bacterium encodes:
- a CDS encoding sulfide/dihydroorotate dehydrogenase-like FAD/NAD-binding protein produces MYEILEKKVWQEEKPRITEFKVNAPEIARAHQAGQFVILIVDENGERIPLTIADKDAEKGTINILFQEVGKSTICLGKLEVGEKIHHVTGPLGKPTHVEKFGTVVCVGGGIGIAPVHPIAKAMKDAGNKVISILGSRSKDLLIYEDKMNAASSEVRVTTDDGTYGRHGFVTDELKAMIEEEKIPIDLVVVIGPPIMMKFVCKVTEPHKIKTFASLNTIMVDGTGMCGACRVTVGGKTKFVCVDGPEFDGHQVDFEEMMMRQKQYLTEEKIAVERCGKGACHQG; encoded by the coding sequence ATGTATGAAATTCTGGAAAAGAAGGTGTGGCAGGAAGAGAAGCCGAGAATTACGGAGTTCAAGGTCAATGCGCCGGAGATTGCCCGCGCTCACCAAGCGGGCCAGTTTGTGATCCTCATTGTCGACGAGAACGGAGAGCGGATTCCCCTGACCATTGCCGACAAGGACGCGGAAAAAGGGACCATCAATATTCTCTTTCAGGAGGTGGGGAAGTCTACGATCTGTCTGGGCAAGCTGGAAGTGGGAGAGAAGATCCATCACGTTACGGGGCCGTTGGGTAAACCGACCCATGTGGAGAAGTTCGGTACCGTTGTCTGTGTCGGTGGAGGGATCGGAATCGCTCCGGTCCATCCCATTGCCAAGGCGATGAAGGATGCCGGCAACAAGGTGATTTCCATTCTCGGATCTCGATCAAAGGACCTGCTGATCTATGAAGACAAGATGAATGCGGCCAGCAGTGAGGTCCGCGTGACTACGGATGACGGGACCTACGGCCGTCACGGTTTTGTGACCGATGAACTCAAGGCAATGATTGAAGAAGAAAAGATCCCCATCGATCTGGTGGTCGTGATTGGACCTCCGATCATGATGAAGTTCGTCTGCAAGGTGACGGAACCGCACAAGATCAAGACCTTTGCCAGCCTGAATACGATCATGGTAGACGGGACCGGGATGTGCGGTGCCTGCCGTGTGACCGTCGGGGGGAAGACCAAGTTTGTCTGTGTGGACGGACCGGAATTTGACGGGCATCAGGTCGATTTTGAAGAGATGATGATGCGCCAGAAACAGTATCTCACGGAAGAAAAAATCGCCGTGGAACGCTGTGGGAAAGGGGCCTGCCATCAGGGTTGA
- the gltA gene encoding NADPH-dependent glutamate synthase produces MSDEKQLKGASKAKPKRPKIPRQAMPEQDPHVRAKNFDSVTLGYTDEQAIAEATRCLQCKKPFCIQGCPVSINIPGFIQAIKDRDYAKAVQVIKETNLLPAVCGRVCPQEEQCENRCILGKKQEPVAIGRLERFVADYEAAHGESPLPELPSKTGKKVAVVGAGPGGLTVAGDLIRKGHDVTVFEALHKAGGVLVYGIPEFRLPKAIVEREVDYLKKLGVVFKMNHVIGKIRTIDQLMKEDGFDAVFIGSGAGLPWFMDIPGENLNGVFSANEYLTRNNLMKAFDFPNYDTPIKRFKNVAVIGGGNVAMDSVRTALRLGADNAYIVYRRGREEMPARKEEVDHAEHEGVQFKNLTAPVRILGNEDGWVTGLECLKMELGEPDASGRRRPIPIEGSEFVLDMDAVIIAIGTSANPLIGQTTPDLKLSRRGYIEVENETTGRSSKKGVFAGGDIVTGAATVILAMGAGRNAANAIQQYLETGEWWTPNGDGEK; encoded by the coding sequence ATGAGTGATGAGAAACAGCTAAAAGGGGCCTCAAAGGCGAAACCGAAGAGACCGAAAATCCCCCGTCAGGCAATGCCGGAACAGGATCCGCATGTCCGGGCGAAAAACTTTGATTCCGTTACGCTGGGGTATACCGATGAACAGGCGATAGCGGAAGCCACGCGGTGTCTTCAGTGCAAGAAACCCTTCTGCATACAGGGGTGTCCTGTTTCAATCAACATCCCCGGTTTTATTCAGGCAATCAAGGACCGTGATTATGCAAAGGCGGTCCAGGTCATCAAGGAGACAAATCTTCTGCCGGCGGTCTGCGGACGAGTCTGTCCACAGGAAGAGCAGTGCGAGAACAGATGTATCCTGGGTAAAAAACAAGAGCCTGTTGCGATCGGCCGATTGGAGCGTTTTGTGGCGGATTATGAAGCCGCTCACGGTGAATCGCCGTTGCCGGAGCTTCCGTCGAAGACGGGAAAGAAGGTTGCCGTGGTCGGTGCCGGTCCGGGGGGGTTGACGGTTGCAGGCGATCTGATCCGTAAAGGACATGATGTGACCGTCTTCGAGGCCCTCCACAAGGCGGGCGGTGTTCTGGTGTATGGAATCCCGGAATTCCGGCTGCCCAAGGCGATCGTGGAACGGGAAGTCGATTATCTGAAAAAGCTTGGCGTTGTTTTCAAAATGAACCATGTGATCGGGAAGATCCGGACCATCGATCAATTGATGAAGGAAGACGGGTTTGATGCTGTTTTTATCGGGAGCGGCGCCGGTCTGCCCTGGTTCATGGATATTCCCGGTGAGAACTTGAATGGAGTTTTCTCCGCGAATGAATACCTGACCCGGAACAATCTGATGAAAGCCTTTGATTTTCCGAACTATGATACCCCGATCAAACGGTTTAAGAATGTTGCCGTGATCGGTGGTGGGAATGTGGCCATGGATTCCGTTCGGACGGCTCTTCGACTGGGAGCCGACAATGCCTACATTGTTTATCGACGAGGACGGGAAGAGATGCCGGCCCGGAAAGAGGAAGTGGATCATGCCGAGCATGAAGGGGTGCAGTTTAAGAACCTGACAGCCCCCGTGCGGATCCTCGGGAATGAAGACGGTTGGGTGACGGGCCTGGAATGCCTTAAAATGGAATTAGGTGAACCGGACGCCTCTGGACGGCGCCGTCCGATCCCGATCGAGGGCTCGGAATTTGTTCTGGATATGGATGCCGTAATCATTGCGATCGGGACCAGTGCCAATCCTCTGATCGGCCAGACCACGCCGGATCTGAAACTGAGCCGTCGAGGTTACATTGAGGTCGAAAATGAGACTACCGGCCGCAGCAGCAAGAAAGGGGTTTTCGCCGGAGGAGACATCGTAACCGGTGCGGCAACCGTGATCCTGGCGATGGGAGCGGGACGAAATGCCGCCAATGCCATTCAGCAATACCTGGAGACGGGTGAATGGTGGACGCCGAACGGCGACGGCGAAAAGTAG
- the tusC gene encoding sulfurtransferase complex subunit TusC — MSKKKKITFLMRKAPHGTIYTHEGLEALLIFCTYEQAITLVLMDDGVYVLKKGQDTMELGTKAFSSAFRVLEDYGVERIIVDKTALTERGLTVEDLMIDVEVLESAEIMAFMKKQEVILPF, encoded by the coding sequence ATGTCCAAAAAGAAGAAAATAACCTTTCTCATGAGGAAGGCGCCTCATGGAACGATATATACCCATGAAGGATTGGAGGCGCTCCTGATCTTCTGTACATATGAACAAGCGATCACCTTGGTCTTGATGGATGACGGAGTCTATGTGCTGAAAAAAGGGCAGGATACAATGGAATTGGGAACTAAGGCGTTTTCCAGTGCTTTTCGGGTCCTGGAAGACTATGGAGTCGAACGGATCATCGTAGACAAAACCGCACTCACAGAACGAGGATTAACCGTCGAAGATCTCATGATTGACGTGGAAGTTCTGGAGTCCGCCGAAATCATGGCCTTTATGAAAAAACAGGAGGTAATTTTGCCCTTTTAA